ATTATCACGAGATCAAGGCCCTGGAGCGCCgccaatcctaactaatattacaaatgcgaaagtttgtttcttCACACTATCTACTCAGCCAATCTTAAATTTagcatacatgtaatttaaaGTATGGCAAAGGATATAGGGTATCTTCCAccccagaaaaataactgtagccgcgggaaatttacgcgggcgaagccgcgggcaaaagctagtagttaatatataaacaatcaTTCAgcttgaaagaaagaaaaaacgtttatttagtaCAACGATGCAATGGACATAAAATCCTCCACCACttttacaatgaaaaataaacattatttttgaaacttaCCTTCATACATATCAGTTGCAAACACTTCACTATTTCCACTAAAATAAATGGCAGGGCAGTTTTGTATAACAAATGGATCAGAATCAATGCATGGTGTGCATGGCACTGTATCAGGACATGTGGGTGCTATGTGTCTCCAGTCCAACATTTTCCGCATAACTTCTAAATTATCATCCATTTTACTATATCTCCTAATGTCTTTCACAGATTCTCCTGAAGATCCCAAACAAAGTaatcctgaaaatattttgtatagattaaacttaatattcatctataaaaaaacaaattgcagTTTTGTGCATCTTACCTCCAATATCGCATTCATATGGGTTAGATACTCtattaaatgatttatattcAATGGCTTTTGGAAACAAAcctgaaaaatgtattagtaTCAATTTTATGGCACACAAACTATACACTTTATTGCAGAATAATTGTAGGttatttaacttacaataATGAAAAGGTTTTTGGGGTAACATAATGCCAGTAGGGTCTTTGCTGCCCGGCATTAGATCTAGAGGCGCCACGGAACTGACGGCTGCACAGAAAGTATCGACTGTACAAGCTGAGGATATCACATCAGATTCTTTGAGTGAACTTTCATTGGAGTAATTTGCAAAAACTCCACCTGAAAAGATATTTCaaagataaaaacatttgtgattgtatttgtaaatagaTGTTCTTGTATAAGAGTTAATTTTAGCAGATTAACTTCCATGTTTTTGCAAGTACTAATTACTGTTATCAGTTATGAAAAGGTCGCATATAGACATGTCTATACAGATACAGCTTGGGTTggacattaaaatgtataaaattataggtgttagaaatatattttttcaccaCAAAATAAAAGCGTTGTTCTACACACAGAAGCATTTGTGAGTGAGATATGACAACAGCCAGCTCTGGGTTGGCGCCCTAATCGCAGCTCATTGGAAAACGTATGAGGAGGCTTATGCAGATTGCGCGGCGCACTTTCGACCATAGTCATGGTGTGTACACTATAACTcttattaataatactatGATTTTACCatagaaaatacaattattttttttaaataacaaggTGAtactaatttctaaatataagcTCAATACCTGCAACAATCAcgcgaacaatttttgaaagCTCTTCCTGATAGGTCAATGTCCCAGACATACCAGACACCCATTCAAGTAGCAAATGTAAGGAAAACAAGTGATCTGCTTCCTTTGAAGCCATATTTAGTCCAGACACAAGAACAatatatctgaaaaaaatgtattttgctAATTAGAATATTAAGGTTTGTTTACATGATTATACATTTAGGTTATTGACAAAAGTAGTCTACATGAAATTTTGACAGTGCAATGCACACAAATAGAATATAGCCATTTTACTGCaggttttattcaaaatcaaaacatttattcagaaattagacctgcACAGGCAgtttttcacatcaaaattaaaattatctgtataaaaactttaaagctaaaacaacattttttttactaacatTTCCCATAATTCACACTGGAGTAATCACCATTATTGTGACTAGCCAAAAATATCTCATAACTGAAATAATACCTGTCATTAGGGAGTACTGGCAAAGGTTTTTGCATACCACATCCTGCCCAACACACATCTTTTACAGTGAAGACTCCATCCTCTTCCTCTGAACCTAATGTGTTATATATGAATTAGAAAATCGAGTCATATTTCACTTAATAAGCTACaactttttaagaaaaatcattaagataattttaaaataaaaaagggacCAAGTTATGAGAGTCTAGCTCTTGAATGCTTCTGGTGATGATTTATGAGTAGGTATaatagtatgtaataatattcatactaatatttatcaaattattaaaataattataaatactaaactATAAATCATTACATGTGGTCATCCAAATCataagggaccttatggcaactagcacttaggtctttattgccgttctTTTGTATtagaacaacggcaataaagaccaaATAAgacccttttgatttggacaaccacatataataaaaataatataatcttcTACCACACTTCATATCTTTTACATACCTAAGACTGCACAAACTACTCCAGTAACCACTTGATGCACATCAATTGAATCACCAACCAGCTTGATTCTCTGCAGCTCATCTTCTAATACTAAACTATCAGATTCATGCACAAAGTGGGTcctgcaaaataaatattacaaataccaAATGGAAAAATTCCCATACCTTATGATAAATAGACTTTCAATGTATGTTCACAAACCTAGTTGGTTGAGGAATTATCTCCAATTCATCAGATAATTCTTTGAGTATGCTGGGCTTTAactgttgaaatttgaataatgttCCAATAATAACACAAGGTGTATTCTTATCTCGAAGTTGACATAGTTTTAAGATTTTGTAGTCTTGTTGCCACTTTTCTCTTATAACAGGTTCGAGGATGGTACGGAATGTATTTAGTCTAGCAGAATAAATATGAGCATACTGTTTAGAAAAATCACGAGATACTCTGTAAAATCGCTGAGAATAATCTGTATAGACTTCAATGTGTCTTTCTAATTCGTTGGGACGAAAATCCTCTTCTGTTGCAGTACTGTTATTTCTTTCGACTTTAAAAAgcattctaaatatatataatgtatttattcgtctatatttaataaatagcaaGCAAGcataaattatcaatttgCAAGGCAGCCATCCGATTGCGCGGGATGTTTGATGTTTCACTTCACTGTGCTGTCAGCTGTGATGAGTGTGATGTTTCAATTtcattctttaatatttttttgttgattgtaACAAAGACACTGACagcgggttttttttttctaaagtgGCAAAAGGAGTAACGTTTTCCGGTTTTTCCCATGTACAATGAGGGCTATGCAGAACTCGCTCGATTGCAGACTGCAGCATGGGCGATGCATGTACGCGATTGACCAAGAGAAAGGGATgcacatatttaaaataaaaagaaagccACCCACTTTCTCTTTTTTTGCCGCTTCTGTCTGTTTTGTCCGTGGTCGCGCGCAAGGTACTGTTAACGaagtactaaatccatggtgcAGGTCCCTTCTAGATCTATGGTTTTGTCTGATCAAGTAGGATTCGTACACAAATACTAGTACACTAGTATTACTGCatatttatcccgccagaatacagcactgtatgttaggtacacaaaagctttgccgccttttgctatgtcaattaaaacgtttattttagagtactttattaatcctttcattatgtaagcattcgtttgtgaaaatatacaacaatgtagcatgttcgggtgccgaaatattaggaaaaatcgttttccataagataagaCTTTGAGATAACTTCGGAAACTATgagatacgcctcacgctgtaaaattttcaagccATTAAACGGTCAAAAAGAAGCTCGAAACACTTCCAcctgaagacttattaaaatgtggACTTCAttcaggtaagatcttcagtcaaaatcaagtttatataagtttatgtCCACttttgaccaaataatgcagtacataacctaaaatattattattttcagaaaaatccactaaatcctttcttttttctttaaactcgcaccacgattgcgtagaaggtatttttggttgtaaatttacaacaaaaatattgaaaattggcgctttttgcctccattgccaatatttgtgtaacttagttgtaccagtaacGCCATCTGCACTGAGCTTtacgtaatatatatatataatattcctTGGTAGGATTATTTTGtcctctaaaaataaaaaaatatatgtagtctttttttttaactttttccgTTTCCGAAATAAGGTTCCGGCAGTAGGTAAATGTTTAGAAATTTGTAAACTTTAGATCAGATTAGAAGACAAATCTGAGATAAGgttgttgttttaaatacaaaagcttttattcagttgaataaaaaaaatatagaaaagtttCGCAACAACCTACTGTGACGACCTGATAACACTCAGAAAATGGCGGGAGTACAAAAAGTACgacttaataatttaaatacaaatttaaggAATGCCTTAATTATTGGAATAATTGTTGCCAAAAATAGTCCACGTATTATAGGTTCGAAAAAGAAAAACGGTGAAACAAGAGGTATCACAAATTTTACAATGAGAGATTCCAATGTAGACACTATCAATATTGATGTATGGGGTTctgaatattatgtaattactaTTTATGAAAGGTTCCTTGTTGGAGATGTTGGTAAATTACCCTTTTTACttttcttgatatttttactGACGACTATGACTTTATCGACTGCATTCGTTTCTGGTGAGTTACCGCCTTTTTCCTTCTTCTTTCAGTTGAAATTAGTTCGCCCAAAATATGTGTTAAAGGCATTGACAATGAAATATACAGACCGCAGGTAAATCCTATATTTAAA
This portion of the Plodia interpunctella isolate USDA-ARS_2022_Savannah chromosome 10, ilPloInte3.2, whole genome shotgun sequence genome encodes:
- the PolD2 gene encoding DNA polymerase delta subunit 2, translating into MLFKVERNNSTATEEDFRPNELERHIEVYTDYSQRFYRVSRDFSKQYAHIYSARLNTFRTILEPVIREKWQQDYKILKLCQLRDKNTPCVIIGTLFKFQQLKPSILKELSDELEIIPQPTRTHFVHESDSLVLEDELQRIKLVGDSIDVHQVVTGVVCAVLGSEEEDGVFTVKDVCWAGCGMQKPLPVLPNDRYIVLVSGLNMASKEADHLFSLHLLLEWVSGMSGTLTYQEELSKIVRVIVAGGVFANYSNESSLKESDVISSACTVDTFCAAVSSVAPLDLMPGSKDPTGIMLPQKPFHYCLFPKAIEYKSFNRVSNPYECDIGGLLCLGSSGESVKDIRRYSKMDDNLEVMRKMLDWRHIAPTCPDTVPCTPCIDSDPFVIQNCPAIYFSGNSEVFATDMYEGNIGQRVRLVCVPDFCTTKTIALVNMANLDCYSMKFG